The genomic window ATTTACAATCAGATGGGAAAAATAGTCCTCAAACTTATTTAGATTTGTCCAATAGAATAGGTGTAAAACCAGAGTATTGCACTGTTTTTGAGGATTCAGCTATAGCTTTAAAGTCGGCTCGTTTGGCTGGAATGAAAACTTGTGGTGTAGCGGATTTAGATAATAGTGATTTAAATCCAGAATTTAATAATTGTTGCACAGTTTTTTGTGATTTTGATTTCGCTCCAAAAGTGTTATGCAAAAAACTAAGTGAAAATCAAAATTAAGTTGAGGTTTCACATACCCCGGGTTTTGTCGCGTGCAAAATGCACACGGATGACCATCCATCTCGATTTGACGTTACCGCCAAACTCTAGCAGTCTACCCGAAGACTTAGGCGAGCAGCCCTTAAACACCTTCTGCTTGACCTTGCTCCCAATGAGGCTTGCCATGCGGCTAACTGTTACCAGAAGCCCGGTGGTCTCTTACACCGCCGTTTCACCCTTACCTAAACAAAAGTTTAGGCGGTCTATTCTCTGTTGCGCTATCTCTCAGGTTGCCCTGGGCGGACGTTATCCGCCATTGTGCTCTACGGAGCCCGGAAGTTCCTCAGCTACTCCGAATGAACATTGCAGCCGCGGTCATCGTGAAACCTCAACCTTCCCAATTATAACAGACGTTTTAATTTTGCGCATATTTTGCGACTCGCTAGAAAATGGCGGCTTTTAGCGGATATAATGAATGTATCAGCGGCGCTGGTGCCGTTGACGTGTACACAAACCGATTTATATCGGATTACTTAAGGAGGTTCGCATGGAAATCGTCATCACCGGACGTCATACGCAGATTAAGCAAAGATTCCGTGACGTTGTGGAAAGCAAGATGAATCGTGTGACCGCCATTGCTCCAGATGCGCAGCGCATTCAGATTGTGCTTAACACTGAGGGCAATCCAAGGCAGGCAGATACTGCAAAAAGAGTTGAAATTACTGTAGTTGCAGGAAGTACGGTTATTCGCGCAGAAGCATCTAGCACAGACCAATACAGTGCATTGGATATGGCTCTTGATAAGTTGACGCTTCGTTTGCGCAGAACTCGCGATCGTCGTAAGGACCATCGTCGTGGATATGAGCAAATGGTTCCAGTTGATTTGGGTGTTGCAGAGCCAGAAGTTGAAACAACTGTTGAAGAAGTTGCACAAGAAGATGGAACGAATAGTGCAGATGCTGCGGTTGCTTCCGACTTGGGTCCTGGCGAATCAGTAGAGGTGAGTGTTGGAGATACTCCTATTGTGATTCGTCGCAAGCTTCATATTGCTGAGCCAATGAGCATTGACGAAGCGTTGTATGAAATGGAACTTATTGGTCATGATTTCTTCCTGTTCGTAAATAAGGAAACAATGAGACCTTCGGTTGTGTATCGTAGGCATGGATGGAGTTATGGTGTGTTTGAAATTGATACTCCAGAAAACGTTTCTAAAAAGAAGTAATAAAGAAGTAATAAAGCAAATAAGGGTAAAACATTATTAAATAGAAATTAACTCATATGAGTCAATGCCCGTCTAGTAAGAGTCTAGGCGGGCATTTTGTGCGTAGTGTCAGACTCGCTATCTTATAAAAATCGCAGCCGTCGCGTAATATAGGCACAGTTTACGTCTATATTGGCTAGCCGAATAATAGACACGACCTAAGGGAGCTAAACGTGGTAGATATCGTCGATAAAGCCTTGCGCATGGGTGAAGGCCGTCAATTGAAGCGCCTTGAGAATGTTGCAAAGGCTGTGAATGCGCTAGAAGATGAGATTTCTGCGCTTTCCGATGAAGAGCTTAAAGGGCAAACGGCAAAATTCAAGCAGAAGTTAGACAATGGTGCAAAACTTGATGATTTAATGCCAGAAGCATTTGCTACAGTAAGAGAGGTTTCAAGGCGTACTCTTGGTCAGCGTCATTTTGACGTTCAGCTCATGGGCGGTGCAGCATTGCATTGGGGCAATATTGCAGAAATGAAGACTGGTGAAGGTAAAACACTTGTTGCAACACTGCCTAGCTATTTGAACGCTTTGGAAGGTAAGGGCGTTCATGTTGTTACTGTTAACGACTATCTTGCTAGCTATCAAAGTGAGCTTATGGGTCGTATTTACAGGTTCCTTGGCATGAGCGTTGGATGCATTATTACAGATCAGCAGCCTCCAGAGCGCAGGAAGCAATACAACGCAGATATTACTTACGGCACAAACAACGAGTTTGGTTTCGACTATTTGCGAGACAACATGGCTTGGGAAAAGGGCGATCTTGTTCAGCGTGGTCATCACTATGCAATCGTCGATGAGGTTGATTCCATTCTTATTGATGAGGCTCGTACGCCACTTATTATCTCGGGACCTGCCGAAGGTGATGTTACGCGTTGGTATCGCGAGTTTGCAAAGCTTGTTCTAAAGCTTGATCGCGATGTTGATTACAAAATTGATGAGAAGCGCAAGACTGCTGGTATTTTGGATCCAGGCATTGCAAAGATTGAAGATTATTTAGGTATTGATAATCTTTACGAGCCAAGCAACACTGCTTTGATTGGCTACTTGAACAATGCTTTGAAAGCTAAGGAATTGTTCCTTCTTGATCGCGATTATGTTGTTACTAATGGCGAAGTTTTGATTGTTGACGAGCACACTGGCCGTGTTCTTCCAGGTCGTCGTTATAGCGAAGGCTTGCATCAGGCGATTGAAGCTAAAGAGAATGTTGAAGTAAAAGCAGAAAATCAGACTTTTGCAACTATTACTTTGCAAAATTACTTCCGCATGTACGACAAGCTTGCTGGCATGACTGGTACTGCAGAAACGGAAGCTGCCGAGTTTATGGGAACATACAAGCTTGGCGTTCTTCCAATTCCTTCTAACCGTCCAGTTATTCGTATGGATAAGGATGATTTGATCTTCCGCACTAAGAAGGAAAAGCTTGCTGCGATTGTTCGAGACGTAGCTCAGCGTCATGCAAAGGGTCAGCCTGTTTTGCTTGGTACTGCATCGGTTGAATCTTCCGAAATCGTTTCTTCGCTTTTGGATGTTGCTCGTATTCCTCATCAAGTGTTGAATGCTAAGCAAAACGCTAAGGAAGCAGCTGTTGTTGCTGTTGCAGGTCGTAAGGGTGCTGTGACTGTTGCTACAAACATGGCAGGTCGTGGTACAGATATTATGCTTGGCGGAAACGTTGAGTTTTTGGCAGATGCAAAGCTTAAAGCAGAAGGCTATTCTCCAGACGATACTCCAGAGGAGTACGAGAAGCGTTGGCCAGGTGTTTTGGCAGAAGTTAAGGAACAAGTTAAAGACGAGCACGAAGAAGTTAAGAAGCTTGGTGGCTTATATGTTTTAGGCACTGAGCGCCACGAATCTCGTCGTATTGATAATCAGCTTAGAGGTCGTTCTGGCCGTCAGGGTGATCCTGGCGAATCGCGCTTCTACTTAAGCTTGGAAGATGACTTAATGCGTTTGTTCAACACTCAGCTTGTTGCGCGTGTTATGGCTAAGGGCTTGCCAGAAGGTGAGCCAATCGAATCTAAGTATGTTTCTAATGGCGTGCGCACGGCTCAAAAGACTGTTGAGGCGCGTAACTTTGAAATGCGTAAGAACGTTTTGAAGTACGATGATGTTATGAATAAGCAGCGTACTGTTATTTATTCAGAACGTCAGATTGTTCTTAAAGGTGAAGATATTCATGAAGATATCTTGAAGTTTATTAAAGATACTGCCGATAGCTATGTTCGCGGAGCTATGAACGGTTCTGATAAGCCAAAGAACTGGGATTGGGAAGGTCTTAAAGACGCTGTTAATGCTGTTATGCCAATTATTTTGGATTGGGATCAGCTTCGCCTGCAGATTGAGTCTCTTAAGGGAGAAAAAGCTGTTGAAGCTTTGCGAGACACTATAGTAGATGGCGTTACTACTATTTACGCTGTGTTTGAAGAAAGAATGGGTTCTGATAACTTGCGCCAGTTTGAGCGTAGAGTTGTTCTTGCTGTTCTTGATCGAAAGTGGCGTGAACATCTTTATGAGATGGATTATTTGAAGGATGGTATTGGTTTGCGCGGTATGGGTCAGCGTGACCCTCTGGTTGAATATCAGCGCGAAGGTTTCCAGATGTATAACTCAATGATTGAGGCAATTAAGGAAGAGTCTATTCAGCTTCTATTCCGTATGAATCTCGAGCAGATTGTTGCGGAAACTGAAAACCAAGATGATTCTTATGTTGATGCCGATATTCAGCAAGCAGAACAAGAAGAAGATGAGCATTCTGGAATCGTTGGTCCTGCTCCTATGAGCCATGCTGATGGTGAAGTGCCATTGAGTAAGCGTCCAAAGGTTGAAGAATGGAAGACTCCTTGGGCTGATGGTCGTACCTTCCCAGGAACGAACAAGAATGATGAGTGCCCATGTGGCTCTGGCAGAAAGTACAAGTTATGCCATGGTCAGAATGAGGATTAAAATAATTTTAGTTTAAAC from Gardnerella vaginalis ATCC 14018 = JCM 11026 includes these protein-coding regions:
- the hpf gene encoding ribosome hibernation-promoting factor, HPF/YfiA family, giving the protein MEIVITGRHTQIKQRFRDVVESKMNRVTAIAPDAQRIQIVLNTEGNPRQADTAKRVEITVVAGSTVIRAEASSTDQYSALDMALDKLTLRLRRTRDRRKDHRRGYEQMVPVDLGVAEPEVETTVEEVAQEDGTNSADAAVASDLGPGESVEVSVGDTPIVIRRKLHIAEPMSIDEALYEMELIGHDFFLFVNKETMRPSVVYRRHGWSYGVFEIDTPENVSKKK
- the secA gene encoding preprotein translocase subunit SecA: MVDIVDKALRMGEGRQLKRLENVAKAVNALEDEISALSDEELKGQTAKFKQKLDNGAKLDDLMPEAFATVREVSRRTLGQRHFDVQLMGGAALHWGNIAEMKTGEGKTLVATLPSYLNALEGKGVHVVTVNDYLASYQSELMGRIYRFLGMSVGCIITDQQPPERRKQYNADITYGTNNEFGFDYLRDNMAWEKGDLVQRGHHYAIVDEVDSILIDEARTPLIISGPAEGDVTRWYREFAKLVLKLDRDVDYKIDEKRKTAGILDPGIAKIEDYLGIDNLYEPSNTALIGYLNNALKAKELFLLDRDYVVTNGEVLIVDEHTGRVLPGRRYSEGLHQAIEAKENVEVKAENQTFATITLQNYFRMYDKLAGMTGTAETEAAEFMGTYKLGVLPIPSNRPVIRMDKDDLIFRTKKEKLAAIVRDVAQRHAKGQPVLLGTASVESSEIVSSLLDVARIPHQVLNAKQNAKEAAVVAVAGRKGAVTVATNMAGRGTDIMLGGNVEFLADAKLKAEGYSPDDTPEEYEKRWPGVLAEVKEQVKDEHEEVKKLGGLYVLGTERHESRRIDNQLRGRSGRQGDPGESRFYLSLEDDLMRLFNTQLVARVMAKGLPEGEPIESKYVSNGVRTAQKTVEARNFEMRKNVLKYDDVMNKQRTVIYSERQIVLKGEDIHEDILKFIKDTADSYVRGAMNGSDKPKNWDWEGLKDAVNAVMPIILDWDQLRLQIESLKGEKAVEALRDTIVDGVTTIYAVFEERMGSDNLRQFERRVVLAVLDRKWREHLYEMDYLKDGIGLRGMGQRDPLVEYQREGFQMYNSMIEAIKEESIQLLFRMNLEQIVAETENQDDSYVDADIQQAEQEEDEHSGIVGPAPMSHADGEVPLSKRPKVEEWKTPWADGRTFPGTNKNDECPCGSGRKYKLCHGQNED